A portion of the Trueperaceae bacterium genome contains these proteins:
- a CDS encoding rhomboid family intramembrane serine protease has product MIPLRDRNPRRSWPLVTLGIALVNVVVFAYQASLEGRPAAALYVFEHGFVPARFAVDPAGAVVTLLTYAFLHGSLLHLLGNMVFLAVFADNVEDRLGRWRFLAFYLLGGAVAGAAQGLLGGEPKVPLIGASGAIGACLGAYIRLFPRQSVQALIPVLIGPWLVVRLFSRQRPWFAPWLPAWLFLGYWALVQASEVLGSNFGEADGVAWWAHVGGFAFGTLAVKAFARRDGRANEFYTG; this is encoded by the coding sequence CTGATCCCCCTCCGCGACCGCAACCCCAGGCGCTCCTGGCCCCTCGTGACGCTCGGGATAGCGCTGGTGAACGTCGTCGTCTTCGCCTACCAGGCCTCGCTCGAGGGTCGCCCCGCCGCGGCGCTCTACGTCTTCGAGCACGGCTTCGTGCCTGCCAGGTTCGCCGTCGACCCCGCCGGCGCGGTCGTGACGCTCCTGACCTACGCGTTCTTGCACGGGAGCCTGCTGCACCTGCTCGGGAACATGGTCTTCCTGGCGGTCTTCGCCGACAACGTGGAGGACCGCCTTGGCAGGTGGCGCTTCCTCGCCTTCTACCTGCTGGGCGGGGCCGTGGCGGGCGCTGCGCAGGGGCTGCTCGGCGGGGAGCCGAAGGTGCCGCTCATCGGCGCCTCGGGAGCGATCGGCGCCTGCCTCGGAGCCTACATCCGCCTCTTCCCGCGGCAGTCCGTGCAGGCGCTCATCCCCGTGTTGATCGGTCCGTGGCTCGTCGTGCGGCTGTTCTCCCGTCAACGACCGTGGTTCGCCCCGTGGCTGCCCGCCTGGCTGTTCCTCGGCTACTGGGCGCTCGTCCAGGCGAGCGAGGTGCTGGGATCCAACTTCGGCGAGGCCGACGGCGTGGCGTGGTGGGCTCACGTCGGCGGCTTCGCCTTCGGGACCCTGGCGGTGAAGGCGTTCGCCCGCCGCGACGGGCGGGCGAACGAGTTCTACACGGGGTGA